Sequence from the Chrysiogenia bacterium genome:
CGCGCTTGCCGCCGCCGGCGCCAAGGTCGCCATCTTCGACATGGCCGTCGCCAAGGCCAGGCCCGTTGCCGATGAAATCGGTGGGATCGCCGTCCAGTGCGATGTCTCCAGCGGCGAGAGCGCGGAAAAAGCCGTCGCCGAGGCGCGCGAGGCCCACGGCCCCTGCGGTATCGCGGTCAACTGCGCGGGCATCGGCATGGCGATGAAGACGCTCAACAAGGAAAATCCCCACGCGCTGAACATCTTTGAGAAAGTCATCAGCGTGAACCTGATCGGCACTTTCAACATCCTGCGGCTCGCCGCGGCCGACATGGCCACCCGCGAGCCCAATGACGAGGGCGAGCGCGGCGTGATCATCAACACCGCTTCCATCGCGGCCTTCGACGGCCAGATGGGACAGGCCGCCTACGCCGCATCGAAGGCCGGCGTTGCCGGAATGACGCTTCCGGTGGCGCGCGATCTCTCGCGCTACGGCATTCGCGTGATGACCATCGCGCCGGGCACCTTCGATACGCCCATGCTTGCACTGCTTCCCGAAAAGGCGCGTCAGAACCTGGCGGCGCAGGTCCCCTTCCCCTCGCGCCTTGGCCAGCCGAGCGACTACGCCCAGCTTGCGCTGGCGATCATCGACAATCCGATGCTCAACGGCGAGACGATCCGCATCGACGGCGCACTGCGGATGGGAATCAAGTAGCCCTCAGCAGGCTCAGGCGTCGCCCCGGAAGTGCTTGCCCGGAATTGGCACCTGACCCCCGAACGCTCCATGCTCCCGGGCATCGCCTTCATCGAGCGTTTCTTGAGCCGCCAAACTGCAAATCCAGTGGTTCTTGTTCACGCCGCCCATACAGTCAGGCTACAGTTACCCCTACCTTAAGGGGGCCGGGTTCTGGATGAGAAACACTTCCACGCGACTGGCACTGGCGGCAACCTTTCTCCTCTGCGCGCTGAGCGCCTGTCCGAAAGACGCTGTTCCGCCGTCGGTACCCGACACCTTTGTGGGCTCCCACCCCACCGAAGAATATGTCAGCCCCGGCGTCGTCACCACCTGGGACCCGCTGCGCACCAACGATGGGCTCACCATCGTCGTCGATGCCACGCAGGACATCATGTTCGTGATCGACATGGACGGCGAAGTGATTCGCGCGTTCCCGGTTTGGGATGAGGAGTTCCCGGTCTTCGACTATGCCAAGCCCCTGGACGGGGGATTGCTGGCCACATATCCGCGCATTTCACCGGAACCCGACCTGGGGAATCCGCTCAACCGCCAGCGCAAGTTTTTCGTTCTTGATGTGACCGACGGCCAACAACTCTACGACTGGTTCGGTGCCCCGATCCTCCAGCTCATCCACCACGACTACCACCTGCTTGAAAACGGTAACTACCTGATTCTCGCTTCGCCCTATCCGTTCTCCCACTGGTCGAACATCAGCGTCGCCAATGTGCGCGACGACGTGATTTTCGAGCTCGATCCCATAACCGGCGAGATCGTGTGGTACTAGAGCACCGCCGCCCACTACGACCAGCTCCCGGCGACGCAGGACCAACGGGACTTCATCGTGGACCAGACACGCGAGGACATCTTTCATACAAACTCGATCCACCCCCTGCCCGAAGCCGGCTACGACCTGGAGACGTTCCCGGAGTTCACGCCCGGCAACATTCTTGTGAGCGAGCGCGAATCGCACTTTGTCTTCATCATCGACCGCGTTACCGGCGACATTGTCTGGAGCCTTGACCATGACACGATCGGCAACCTCGGCCAGCACATGGCTCGCATGATTCCCACCGGCCTTCCCGGATCGGGAAACATCCTGCTCTTCGACAATGGGTGTTGTTCTGGATGGCCACGTACCGATCGTGGTTATTCGCGTGTGCTGGAGATCGATCCGGTCACCCAGAGCATCGTGTGGAGCTACGACCCCATGGTTCCCTTCAATAGCCCGATCCGCAGCGGCGCCCAGCGCCTGGCCAACGGCAACACCCTCATCAGCGCCTCGCAGGAAAATCGCACCTTTGAAGTCGCTCCCAATGGCGACATCGTGTGGGAATTCGTACAAACTTCAACGGAAGGCCACTACCGTTGCCATCGCGTGGACTACGAATGGCTCAATGGGGGCGAAGCCGGGCCGGTGACGCCATCGCCATGGTGATTTCGGTTCTGCAGGAGACGGGAATGAGCAGGTTGTTTCGTACATTTCTGATTGCCGCAACTCTGCTGATCGGCACGCTGAGTGCCGGATGTGACAACACCAACAACGCGGCGCTCCTTCTTGCGCAGCAGCCCGATCCAATCGCCTGGTCGAGTCCGGGATCGGTGACCTCCTATGATCCGGCAAAGGCATGGCAGGGCATCACGTTGCTTCAGGATCAGTCCCAGTCACGCCTGTTCGCAATTGCGATGAACGGCAACATCGTGGATGTGTGGGCGCCCTGGAGCGAGGAATTTTCGGCGCTGAGCTTTGCCAAACCCTATGAAGGCGGCATGTTCATGATGATGCCTGCGGTGGCACCGCCCATGCCAGGGAATTTCTTTCCCGCCAGGGAGGCGGCCCTGGTCAATCTCGATGGCACTCCCCTCTGGGAATGGTACGGGGCGCCCGGCCTTCAGATAATCCATCACGAGTTCACTCTGCTTGAAAACGGCAATGCTATGATTCTGGTTTCCCCCAAACCGGATGCCCACTTCCCGGACATCAGCCCCGAGGTCGTGCAGGACGACCTGCTTCTGGAAATCGACCCGACGACCGACGAGATCGTCTGGTCCTGGAGCACGGCGGCCCATTACTCCCAGCTTCCCTTTACCGCGATGCAACGAACCCTG
This genomic interval carries:
- a CDS encoding aryl-sulfate sulfotransferase; this encodes MRNTSTRLALAATFLLCALSACPKDAVPPSVPDTFVGSHPTEEYVSPGVVTTWDPLRTNDGLTIVVDATQDIMFVIDMDGEVIRAFPVWDEEFPVFDYAKPLDGGLLATYPRISPEPDLGNPLNRQRKFFVLDVTDGQQLYDWFGAPILQLIHHDYHLLENGNYLILASPYPFSHWSNISVANVRDDVIFELDPITGEIVWY
- a CDS encoding SDR family NAD(P)-dependent oxidoreductase; this encodes ALAAAGAKVAIFDMAVAKARPVADEIGGIAVQCDVSSGESAEKAVAEAREAHGPCGIAVNCAGIGMAMKTLNKENPHALNIFEKVISVNLIGTFNILRLAAADMATREPNDEGERGVIINTASIAAFDGQMGQAAYAASKAGVAGMTLPVARDLSRYGIRVMTIAPGTFDTPMLALLPEKARQNLAAQVPFPSRLGQPSDYAQLALAIIDNPMLNGETIRIDGALRMGIK
- a CDS encoding aryl-sulfate sulfotransferase, encoding MSRLFRTFLIAATLLIGTLSAGCDNTNNAALLLAQQPDPIAWSSPGSVTSYDPAKAWQGITLLQDQSQSRLFAIAMNGNIVDVWAPWSEEFSALSFAKPYEGGMFMMMPAVAPPMPGNFFPAREAALVNLDGTPLWEWYGAPGLQIIHHEFTLLENGNAMILVSPKPDAHFPDISPEVVQDDLLLEIDPTTDEIVWSWSTAAHYSQLPFTAMQRTLMLDQTIKDVFHTNAFHVIPDNDIDHGMYPEFTPGNILVSERQTNFVFIIDRATGDIVWNLDHDTIGNIGQHMIRMIPKGLPGAGNLLLFDNGCCAGLPVASRGTSRVLEIEPVSQAIVWSYDPGGEFYSEYRSGAQRLPNGNTLISASQDQRIFEVTSAGEVVWDYQQTAANGHYRAYRVDSGWLSGGDTGPVTPFPW